A single region of the Salarchaeum japonicum genome encodes:
- the sucD gene encoding succinate--CoA ligase subunit alpha: protein MSILVDEDTRVVVQGITGGEGKFHTEQMLEYGTNVVAGTSPGKGGQEVAGVPVYDTVNEAVEEEDADASVVFVPPAFAADAIFEALDTSLDLVVAITEGIPTQDMAKVNKRLSEVDTRLQGPNCPGIITPGESKLGILPGNIFESGNVGLVSRSGTLTYQVVDTLTSRGIGQTTAIGIGGDPIIGTDFIDALEAFENDPDTEAVVMCGEIGGEDEEEAAAYIAENMDTPVAGFIAGRTAPPGKRMGHAGAIVSGSGTGTAESKIDALNDAGVPVGDTPAEVVDHIEDFL, encoded by the coding sequence ATGAGTATCCTAGTTGACGAAGACACCCGCGTCGTGGTACAGGGTATCACGGGCGGCGAAGGCAAGTTCCACACCGAACAGATGCTCGAATACGGGACGAACGTCGTCGCCGGCACCTCGCCCGGCAAGGGCGGGCAGGAAGTCGCCGGCGTCCCCGTCTACGACACGGTCAACGAAGCCGTCGAGGAGGAGGACGCCGACGCGTCCGTCGTCTTCGTCCCGCCCGCGTTCGCCGCGGACGCCATCTTCGAGGCGCTCGACACGAGCCTCGACCTCGTCGTCGCCATCACGGAAGGCATCCCGACGCAGGACATGGCGAAAGTGAACAAGCGCCTGAGCGAGGTCGACACCCGCCTCCAGGGCCCGAACTGCCCCGGTATCATCACGCCCGGCGAGAGCAAGCTCGGCATCCTCCCCGGCAACATCTTCGAGTCCGGGAACGTCGGCCTCGTCTCCCGCTCCGGCACCCTCACCTACCAGGTCGTCGACACGCTCACGAGCCGCGGTATCGGCCAGACCACCGCCATCGGCATCGGCGGCGACCCCATCATCGGCACGGACTTCATCGACGCCCTCGAAGCGTTCGAGAACGACCCCGACACCGAGGCCGTCGTGATGTGCGGCGAAATCGGCGGCGAGGACGAGGAGGAAGCCGCCGCCTACATCGCCGAGAACATGGACACGCCCGTCGCCGGCTTCATCGCCGGCCGCACCGCGCCCCCGGGCAAGCGCATGGGTCACGCCGGCGCAATCGTCTCCGGCTCCGGCACCGGCACCGCGGAGTCCAAAATCGACGCCCTCAACGACGCCGGCGTCCCCGTCGGCGACACTCCCGCGGAAGTCGTCGACCACATCGAGGACTTCCTCTAA
- the sucC gene encoding ADP-forming succinate--CoA ligase subunit beta, which yields MRLHEYQAKGVFADAGIPTPGSEVASTVDDVVSIAERLGYPVAVKAQVHVGGRGKAGGIKLAEDSDEARDAAEDILGMDLKGYTVEKVLVEEAVDFTNELYVGVTMDRGEGKPVAMVSTKGGVNIEEVAEEDPDAIAREHIDPAFGMHPYQARKVVYDAGVDKAVARDVASVLTTLYDLWESKDASDAEINPLMVTSDDEVVAADAVLNIDEDALFRHPDLAEMEDEAAEDELEAKANEYGFDYVRLDGNVGIIGNGAGLVMTTLDLVDYYGGKPANFLDIGGGAKAERVANALDMVFSDENVDSVVFNIFGGITRGDEVAKGINEALEQFDEIPKRVVVRLAGTNAAEGREILNDELVTVEETLEGAVQRAVEYAEEDQ from the coding sequence ATGAGGCTTCACGAATATCAGGCGAAGGGCGTGTTCGCCGACGCCGGCATCCCGACGCCCGGCTCGGAGGTCGCGTCCACCGTCGACGACGTCGTCTCCATCGCGGAGCGACTCGGGTATCCTGTCGCAGTGAAGGCGCAGGTCCACGTCGGCGGCCGGGGGAAAGCCGGCGGTATCAAGCTCGCCGAGGACAGTGACGAAGCCCGCGACGCGGCTGAGGACATCCTCGGGATGGACCTCAAGGGCTACACCGTCGAGAAGGTTCTCGTCGAGGAAGCAGTCGACTTCACGAACGAACTCTACGTCGGTGTGACGATGGACCGCGGCGAGGGCAAACCCGTCGCGATGGTGTCCACGAAGGGCGGCGTCAACATCGAGGAGGTCGCCGAGGAAGACCCCGACGCCATCGCCCGCGAACACATCGACCCCGCGTTCGGCATGCATCCCTACCAGGCGCGGAAGGTCGTCTACGACGCCGGCGTCGACAAGGCCGTCGCGCGCGACGTGGCGAGCGTCCTGACGACCCTCTACGACCTCTGGGAATCCAAGGACGCGTCGGACGCCGAAATCAACCCGCTGATGGTCACGAGCGACGACGAAGTCGTCGCCGCGGACGCCGTCCTCAACATCGACGAGGACGCGCTCTTCCGCCACCCCGACCTCGCGGAGATGGAGGACGAGGCCGCGGAGGACGAACTCGAAGCCAAGGCGAACGAGTACGGCTTCGACTACGTCCGCCTCGACGGCAACGTCGGCATCATCGGGAACGGCGCGGGTCTCGTCATGACCACGCTCGACCTCGTGGACTACTACGGCGGGAAGCCCGCGAACTTCCTCGACATCGGCGGCGGCGCGAAAGCCGAACGCGTCGCGAACGCCCTCGACATGGTGTTCAGCGACGAGAACGTCGATTCCGTCGTGTTCAACATCTTCGGTGGTATCACGCGCGGTGACGAAGTCGCGAAGGGTATCAACGAAGCCCTCGAACAGTTCGACGAGATTCCGAAGCGCGTCGTCGTCCGGCTCGCCGGCACGAACGCCGCGGAGGGCCGCGAAATCCTGAACGACGAACTCGTCACCGTCGAAGAAACCCTCGAAGGCGCAGTGCAGCGCGCCGTCGAATACGCGGAGGAAGACCAATGA
- a CDS encoding NADPH:quinone reductase, which translates to MRAVRFHETGGSDVLRVEDVPTPTPDPDEVLVRVEAAGVNPVDTYSRRGKREPPAFPMTPGADLAGVVESVGANVTGFAAGDRVFGTGLGRTQQGTYAEYAVARPDQLARLPDGVSYPEGAAVALVGVTAWRALVDHAGLDPAETCLIHGGSGGVGHVAVQIADAAGATVVTTANEEYGRSLPDLGADVVLDYARDDLEAALVEAGRPDVILDHRLDEYLDLDAAVAAQGARVVGIGNTTPEAGFSDITAARRAELTVSLMSMFNTPDLSRVLARLARLLSAGRLAPEVSRTYDLDEAGAAQDAVLNDSVFGKLVITV; encoded by the coding sequence ATGCGCGCAGTCAGATTCCACGAGACGGGCGGGTCGGACGTGCTCCGCGTGGAGGACGTGCCGACGCCGACGCCCGACCCGGACGAGGTGCTGGTGCGGGTGGAGGCCGCGGGCGTGAACCCCGTGGACACGTACAGCCGCCGCGGGAAGCGCGAGCCGCCGGCGTTCCCGATGACGCCGGGCGCGGATCTCGCGGGCGTCGTCGAGTCGGTCGGCGCAAACGTCACCGGCTTCGCGGCGGGCGACCGCGTGTTCGGAACGGGACTGGGGCGCACCCAGCAGGGGACGTACGCGGAGTACGCGGTCGCGCGCCCCGACCAGCTCGCGCGCCTCCCGGACGGCGTCTCCTATCCTGAGGGCGCGGCGGTCGCGCTCGTCGGCGTGACGGCGTGGCGCGCGCTCGTGGATCACGCGGGCCTCGACCCGGCGGAGACCTGTCTGATTCACGGCGGGAGCGGAGGCGTCGGCCACGTCGCGGTGCAGATCGCGGACGCCGCGGGCGCGACAGTCGTCACCACCGCGAACGAGGAGTACGGGCGGTCGCTCCCCGACCTCGGCGCGGACGTGGTGCTCGACTACGCGCGCGACGACCTCGAAGCGGCGCTCGTGGAGGCGGGGCGGCCGGACGTGATTCTCGACCACCGGCTCGACGAGTACCTCGACCTGGACGCGGCGGTCGCGGCGCAGGGCGCGCGCGTCGTCGGTATCGGGAACACCACGCCCGAGGCGGGGTTCTCGGACATCACGGCGGCGCGTCGCGCGGAACTCACCGTGTCGCTGATGAGCATGTTCAACACGCCTGACCTCTCCAGGGTGCTCGCACGCCTCGCGCGCCTGCTGTCGGCCGGTCGGCTCGCCCCCGAGGTCTCGCGAACCTACGACCTCGACGAGGCCGGGGCCGCCCAGGACGCCGTGCTCAACGACTCCGTGTTCGGGAAACTCGTCATCACGGTATAA
- a CDS encoding sodium-dependent transporter, which yields MTERETWATRLGFILAAVGSAVGLGNIWQFPFKTATNGGAAFLVVYLLAAFLIGFPIILGEFAIGRRAKINAVEAFQRLKHPAWTIVGALGLFTGLWILSYYSVVGGWVLRYIGGSITAGYFGDPAMYFDSVSMGWDAIALHAVFMALTAGIVAFGVEDGIEKATKLMVPSIVVILVGLAVYAFTLDGAADAYSFYLTPDFTYLANNLGDVVPYAVGQAFFSLSLGMGAMITYASYVGRDDSLPADGGLITVLNTAVGVLAGFVVLPLLFAQFGQLPETAAGGGPGALFISVASAFADLGLLGRAAGAVFFFVVLIAALSSAISLLEVVTSYCVDRYGLSRPGVAFGVAGVLFLLGTLSAWNTAWLGWFDTLAYKVLLPASVLLGVVFVGWVYAPQAVDEIEAGSNLEWFGSVWIWSIRTFVLLGVVATLLLGVNSIYGMPPLPF from the coding sequence ATGACAGAACGAGAGACTTGGGCGACCCGTCTCGGGTTCATCCTCGCGGCGGTCGGTAGCGCAGTCGGTCTCGGGAACATCTGGCAGTTCCCGTTCAAGACAGCGACCAACGGCGGGGCGGCGTTCCTCGTCGTCTACCTCCTTGCGGCGTTCCTCATCGGGTTCCCGATCATCCTCGGCGAGTTCGCTATCGGGCGACGCGCGAAGATAAACGCCGTCGAAGCGTTCCAGCGCCTCAAACACCCGGCGTGGACTATCGTCGGCGCACTCGGGCTGTTCACGGGGCTGTGGATACTTTCCTACTACAGCGTTGTCGGTGGCTGGGTTCTCCGATACATCGGCGGGAGCATCACCGCCGGCTACTTCGGTGACCCCGCGATGTACTTCGACAGCGTCTCGATGGGCTGGGACGCCATCGCGCTCCACGCCGTGTTCATGGCTCTCACCGCCGGTATCGTCGCGTTCGGCGTCGAGGACGGCATCGAAAAGGCGACGAAGCTCATGGTTCCGAGCATCGTCGTCATCCTCGTCGGTCTCGCCGTCTACGCGTTCACCCTCGACGGCGCGGCGGACGCGTACAGCTTCTATCTCACTCCCGACTTCACGTATCTCGCCAACAACCTCGGCGACGTCGTCCCGTACGCGGTCGGGCAGGCGTTCTTCTCGCTCTCGCTCGGAATGGGCGCGATGATAACGTACGCGTCCTACGTCGGACGCGACGACAGCCTCCCCGCCGACGGCGGACTCATCACCGTTCTCAACACCGCGGTCGGCGTTCTCGCAGGGTTCGTCGTGCTCCCGCTCCTGTTCGCGCAGTTCGGCCAGCTCCCCGAAACGGCCGCGGGCGGCGGGCCGGGTGCGCTCTTCATCTCGGTCGCGTCCGCGTTCGCCGACCTCGGCCTGCTCGGCCGCGCCGCGGGTGCGGTGTTCTTCTTCGTCGTGCTCATCGCCGCGCTCTCTTCCGCCATCAGCCTCCTCGAAGTCGTCACCTCGTACTGCGTCGACCGGTACGGTCTCAGCCGGCCTGGCGTCGCGTTCGGCGTCGCCGGCGTCCTGTTCCTCCTCGGGACGCTCTCAGCGTGGAACACCGCCTGGCTCGGCTGGTTCGACACGCTCGCGTACAAGGTTCTGCTCCCCGCGTCGGTTCTGCTCGGCGTCGTCTTCGTCGGCTGGGTGTACGCGCCGCAGGCCGTCGACGAAATCGAAGCGGGGTCGAACCTCGAATGGTTCGGATCCGTCTGGATCTGGTCGATTCGGACGTTCGTCCTGCTCGGCGTCGTCGCCACGCTCCTCCTCGGCGTGAATTCCATCTACGGGATGCCGCCCCTCCCGTTCTGA
- a CDS encoding acyl-CoA carboxylase subunit beta, giving the protein MDDRIEELREKKAEAAKGGGEDRIESQHEKGKMTARERIDYFLDDDTFQEFDQLRTHRSHNFGMEEDQIPGDGVVTGYGEVNGRKVFVFAHDFTVFGGSLGEVFAEKVTKVMDKAMEVGAPVIGLNDSAGARIQEGVDALAGYADIFHRNQQASGVVPQISAIMGPCAGGAVYSPAITDFVFMVNDTSHMFITGPDVIETVTGEEVGFEELGGATTHSSTSGVAHFAEDSEEDALDNIRRLLSYLPQNNVEDPPRVEPWDDPERRDEELQSIVPDQPRKPYDVTNVVDSVVDEGSFFEVQENFAKNLVVGFARLDGRSVAIVANQPRVNAGTLDIEASEKGSRFVRFCDSFNIPILTFVDVPGFLPGTDQEHNGIIRHGAKLLYAFSEASVPLMTVITRKAYGGAYDVMASKHIGADVNYAWPTAEIAVMGPKGAVNVLYREELAEADDPDEKREELIDEYREKFANPYTAADRGYVDDVIEPQETRPRLIDDLEMLTGKRVDQPEKKHGNIPL; this is encoded by the coding sequence ATGGACGACCGCATCGAGGAGCTCCGCGAGAAGAAGGCCGAGGCCGCGAAGGGCGGCGGCGAAGACCGCATCGAGTCCCAGCACGAGAAGGGGAAGATGACGGCGCGCGAGCGCATCGACTACTTCCTCGACGACGACACCTTCCAGGAGTTCGACCAGCTCCGCACCCACCGCAGCCACAACTTCGGGATGGAAGAAGACCAGATTCCCGGGGACGGCGTGGTGACGGGCTACGGCGAAGTAAATGGTAGAAAGGTGTTCGTGTTCGCGCACGACTTCACCGTCTTCGGCGGGAGTCTCGGCGAGGTGTTCGCGGAGAAGGTGACGAAGGTGATGGACAAGGCGATGGAGGTCGGTGCGCCCGTCATCGGCCTGAACGACTCCGCGGGCGCGCGCATCCAGGAGGGCGTGGACGCGCTCGCGGGCTACGCCGACATCTTCCACCGGAACCAGCAGGCCTCTGGGGTCGTTCCCCAGATTTCGGCAATCATGGGGCCGTGCGCGGGCGGTGCCGTCTACTCGCCCGCCATCACGGACTTCGTGTTCATGGTGAATGACACGAGCCACATGTTCATCACCGGCCCGGACGTCATCGAGACGGTCACGGGCGAGGAGGTCGGGTTCGAGGAACTCGGCGGCGCGACCACGCACTCCAGCACGTCGGGGGTCGCGCACTTCGCCGAGGACTCCGAAGAGGACGCGCTGGACAACATCCGACGCTTGCTCTCCTACCTCCCGCAGAACAACGTCGAAGACCCGCCGCGGGTCGAACCCTGGGACGACCCCGAGCGCCGCGACGAGGAACTGCAGAGCATCGTCCCCGACCAGCCCCGCAAACCGTACGACGTGACGAACGTCGTCGATTCGGTGGTGGACGAGGGGTCATTTTTCGAGGTGCAGGAGAACTTCGCGAAGAACCTCGTCGTCGGATTCGCTCGCCTCGACGGCCGCAGCGTCGCCATCGTCGCGAACCAGCCCCGCGTGAACGCGGGGACGCTCGACATCGAGGCGTCCGAGAAGGGCAGTCGGTTCGTCCGCTTCTGCGACTCCTTCAACATCCCCATCCTCACGTTCGTGGACGTACCCGGGTTCCTCCCCGGCACCGACCAGGAGCATAATGGGATTATCCGGCACGGCGCGAAACTCCTCTACGCGTTCAGCGAGGCCTCCGTGCCCCTGATGACGGTTATCACGCGGAAGGCGTACGGCGGCGCGTACGACGTGATGGCGTCGAAGCACATCGGCGCGGACGTGAACTACGCGTGGCCGACCGCGGAAATCGCCGTGATGGGGCCGAAGGGCGCGGTGAACGTCCTCTACCGCGAGGAACTCGCGGAGGCGGACGACCCCGACGAGAAGCGCGAGGAACTCATCGACGAGTACCGCGAGAAGTTCGCGAACCCCTACACTGCGGCCGACCGCGGGTACGTGGACGACGTTATCGAACCGCAGGAAACGCGGCCGCGGCTCATCGACGACCTCGAAATGCTCACCGGAAAGCGGGTCGACCAGCCCGAGAAGAAACATGGAAACATCCCGCTATAG
- a CDS encoding acc operon protein, protein METSRYSVSLPEDASEDEAAAIAAAVSAHLRDREAAAAAAAAEADGESWDGERWGFAGRVNALQSRDVRVPDGAPTDPWSAAGRTERF, encoded by the coding sequence ATGGAAACATCCCGCTATAGCGTCTCCCTGCCGGAGGACGCGAGCGAGGACGAGGCGGCCGCCATCGCGGCGGCGGTGAGCGCGCACCTCCGCGACCGGGAGGCCGCGGCGGCCGCCGCGGCGGCGGAAGCGGACGGCGAGTCCTGGGACGGCGAGCGCTGGGGGTTCGCGGGCCGCGTGAACGCCCTCCAGTCCCGCGACGTGCGGGTGCCGGACGGCGCGCCGACCGACCCGTGGAGCGCGGCGGGACGAACCGAGCGCTTCTAG
- a CDS encoding NCS2 family permease, with translation MTARDWLAATFSLDDHDTDFRTEALAGLTTFLTMSYIVVVNPAILAATEDKPGIAVPGYTVSEVQQMLAVVTILASAAAILVMAFYANRPFALAPGLGLNAFFAYTVVGVMGVPWQTALAAIVTEGVLFIVLTAVGAREYVVKLFPQPVKFAIGSALGLFLAIIGLEGMGVVVSHPDTIVTLGNIAQNPVALLAVLGLFATLALHTRDVRGAIILGVLATTAVGWAVASLGVAPQLAPSVPDPQYDITPLAGAFVEGFQHVEAFGFALVVFTFFFIDFFETAGTLTGVSQVGGFLDEDGNLPEMEKPLMADAVGTTVGGMLGTSTVTAYIESATGVEAGGRTGLTALVVGLLFLLALAFVPLAAAVPLYASHIALVVVAIIMLGNVSEVDWNDPTHAVPAGLTIIVMPFTYSIAYGIAAGIVSYPLMKAAAGEYEDVRVGQWVLAAAFVVYFFVRTSGVLATL, from the coding sequence ATGACCGCACGCGACTGGCTCGCCGCCACCTTCAGCCTCGACGACCACGACACCGACTTCAGAACCGAAGCGCTCGCGGGACTGACGACGTTCCTCACGATGAGCTACATCGTCGTCGTCAACCCCGCGATACTCGCCGCGACGGAGGACAAACCCGGCATCGCGGTTCCCGGATACACCGTCTCCGAAGTCCAACAGATGCTCGCCGTCGTCACCATCCTCGCGTCCGCCGCGGCGATACTCGTGATGGCGTTCTACGCCAACCGCCCGTTCGCGCTCGCGCCCGGCCTCGGCCTGAACGCCTTCTTCGCGTACACGGTCGTCGGCGTGATGGGGGTTCCGTGGCAGACCGCGCTCGCCGCCATCGTCACCGAGGGCGTGCTCTTCATCGTCCTCACCGCCGTCGGCGCGCGCGAGTACGTCGTGAAACTCTTCCCACAGCCGGTGAAGTTCGCCATCGGGAGCGCGCTCGGACTGTTCCTCGCCATCATCGGCCTCGAAGGCATGGGCGTCGTCGTCAGCCACCCGGACACCATCGTCACGCTCGGAAACATCGCCCAGAACCCGGTCGCGCTGCTCGCCGTCCTCGGCCTCTTCGCCACGCTCGCCCTCCACACCCGGGACGTGCGGGGCGCGATAATTCTCGGCGTGCTCGCGACCACCGCCGTCGGCTGGGCCGTCGCGTCGCTCGGCGTCGCCCCCCAGCTCGCGCCGTCCGTTCCCGACCCCCAGTACGACATCACGCCGCTCGCCGGCGCGTTCGTCGAGGGGTTCCAGCACGTCGAGGCGTTCGGGTTCGCGCTCGTCGTGTTCACGTTCTTCTTCATCGACTTCTTCGAGACCGCGGGGACGCTCACCGGCGTCAGTCAGGTCGGCGGGTTCCTCGACGAGGACGGCAACCTCCCCGAGATGGAGAAACCCCTGATGGCCGACGCGGTCGGCACGACCGTCGGCGGGATGCTCGGCACGTCCACCGTCACCGCCTACATCGAATCCGCGACCGGCGTCGAAGCCGGCGGTCGGACGGGCCTGACCGCGCTCGTCGTCGGCCTCCTCTTTTTGCTCGCGCTCGCGTTCGTCCCGCTCGCCGCCGCCGTCCCCCTCTACGCGAGCCACATCGCGCTCGTCGTCGTCGCCATCATCATGCTCGGGAACGTCAGCGAGGTGGACTGGAACGACCCGACGCACGCCGTGCCCGCCGGTCTCACCATCATCGTGATGCCGTTCACCTACTCTATCGCGTACGGCATCGCCGCCGGCATCGTCTCCTATCCCCTGATGAAGGCCGCCGCCGGCGAGTACGAGGACGTGCGCGTCGGTCAGTGGGTGCTCGCCGCCGCCTTCGTCGTCTACTTCTTCGTCCGCACGAGCGGCGTTCTCGCCACCCTCTAA
- a CDS encoding acetyl-CoA carboxylase biotin carboxylase subunit, which translates to MFEKVLVANRGEIAVRVMRACEELGIDTVAVYSEADKHSGHVRYADEAYNIGPARAADSYLDHEAVIDAAQQAGADAIHPGYGFLAENAEFAGKVEDAEGVTWVGPRSDSMRRLGEKTQARKSMDAADVPIVPGTTDPVTDPEEVREFGEEHGYPVAIKAEGGGGGRGMKVVHGPDEVADKLESAQREGEAYFDNSTVYLERYLENPRHIEVQIVADHHGNVRHLGERDCSLQRRHQKVIEEGPSPALTDDLREKIGEAARRGADAADYYNAGTFEFLVEDTREQGAGEVLDADADFYFLEVNTRIQVEHTVTEELTGIDIVKWQLKIAAGEELDFSQDEVELDGHAMEFRINAENAAEEFAPATGGTLETYDTPGGIGVRMDDALRQGDDLVTDYDSMIAKLVVWGNTREECIERSQRALAEYEIEGIPTIIPFHRLMLTDDAFVAGEHTTKYLDEELDEDAVTDAQEKWGTETTSESGEEDVVEREFTVEVNGKRFDVDLEERGAAPIEVSAGGESTSQRPEPAGGADDDSDDVVVEGDGERVEAEMQGTILSVDVAEGDEVAPGDVLLVLEAMKMENDVVASSGGTVTQVVVEEGESVDMGDVLVVIE; encoded by the coding sequence ATGTTCGAGAAGGTTCTGGTGGCGAACCGCGGGGAAATCGCCGTGCGCGTGATGCGTGCGTGCGAGGAACTCGGCATCGACACCGTCGCCGTGTACAGCGAGGCGGACAAGCACTCGGGTCACGTCCGGTACGCGGACGAGGCGTACAACATCGGGCCCGCGCGTGCGGCGGACTCCTACCTCGACCACGAGGCCGTCATCGACGCGGCCCAGCAGGCGGGCGCGGACGCCATCCACCCCGGGTACGGCTTCCTCGCGGAGAACGCGGAGTTCGCGGGGAAGGTCGAGGACGCGGAGGGCGTGACGTGGGTCGGCCCGCGCAGCGACTCGATGCGCCGACTCGGCGAGAAGACGCAAGCCCGGAAGTCGATGGACGCCGCGGACGTGCCCATCGTCCCCGGAACCACCGACCCCGTCACCGACCCCGAGGAGGTTCGAGAGTTCGGGGAGGAACACGGCTACCCCGTCGCTATCAAGGCCGAAGGCGGCGGTGGCGGCCGCGGGATGAAGGTCGTGCACGGCCCGGACGAGGTCGCGGACAAACTCGAATCCGCCCAGCGCGAGGGCGAGGCGTACTTCGACAACTCGACGGTGTACCTCGAACGCTACCTCGAAAACCCGCGGCACATCGAGGTGCAGATCGTTGCCGACCACCACGGGAACGTCCGCCACCTCGGTGAGCGCGACTGCAGTCTCCAGCGCCGCCACCAGAAGGTCATCGAGGAGGGGCCGAGTCCCGCCCTGACGGACGACCTCCGGGAGAAAATCGGGGAGGCCGCGCGCCGGGGCGCGGACGCGGCGGACTACTACAACGCGGGGACGTTCGAGTTCCTCGTCGAGGACACCCGCGAGCAGGGCGCGGGCGAAGTACTGGACGCGGACGCGGACTTCTACTTCCTCGAAGTGAACACGCGAATCCAGGTCGAGCACACCGTCACGGAGGAACTGACGGGCATCGACATCGTGAAGTGGCAGCTCAAAATCGCCGCCGGCGAGGAACTCGACTTCTCGCAGGACGAGGTCGAACTCGACGGGCACGCGATGGAGTTCCGCATCAACGCGGAGAACGCCGCGGAGGAGTTCGCGCCCGCGACCGGCGGCACGCTCGAAACCTACGACACGCCGGGCGGTATCGGCGTGCGGATGGACGACGCCCTCCGGCAGGGCGACGACCTCGTGACGGACTACGACTCGATGATCGCGAAGCTCGTGGTCTGGGGGAACACGCGCGAGGAGTGCATCGAGCGCTCGCAGCGCGCGCTCGCCGAGTACGAAATCGAGGGCATCCCGACCATCATCCCCTTCCACCGCCTGATGCTCACCGACGACGCGTTCGTCGCGGGCGAGCACACGACGAAGTACCTCGACGAGGAACTCGACGAGGACGCCGTCACCGACGCCCAGGAGAAGTGGGGGACGGAGACCACGAGCGAGTCCGGCGAGGAGGACGTGGTGGAGCGCGAGTTCACCGTCGAGGTCAACGGCAAGCGCTTCGACGTGGACCTCGAAGAGCGCGGCGCGGCCCCCATCGAGGTGTCCGCGGGCGGCGAGAGCACGTCCCAGCGCCCCGAACCCGCGGGCGGCGCGGACGACGACAGTGACGACGTGGTCGTCGAAGGCGACGGCGAGCGCGTCGAAGCGGAGATGCAGGGCACCATCCTCTCCGTGGACGTGGCGGAGGGCGACGAGGTCGCGCCCGGCGACGTGCTCCTCGTTCTGGAGGCGATGAAGATGGAGAACGACGTGGTCGCGTCCAGCGGCGGGACGGTGACGCAGGTCGTCGTGGAGGAGGGCGAGTCCGTCGACATGGGCGACGTGCTCGTCGTCATCGAGTAG
- a CDS encoding biotin--[acetyl-CoA-carboxylase] ligase, which yields MTDTRQAVLAALADGPATGPALADRLGVSRAAVWKHVEALRDEGFGVESTDDGYELTEVPEYGADAVAFGLDAPFAVEYHDTVASTNDRARELATDGRENVVVLADRQVGGRGRRDRAWESPSGGVWMSVVLRPDIPPARAPLLTLAMAVAVTDAARAHGVDATIKWPNDVLVSDGKLAGILTEMEGESGRVSWVVVGAGVNANVDPTDLSEGATSLRNEAGPVERRVFVQRVLERFDALRGDLDGVLAAWRERTSTLGRRVRVHLPDGDLVGEAVDVTETGALVVESEGERRVVHAGDCEHLRPV from the coding sequence ATGACCGACACCCGGCAGGCCGTCCTCGCGGCGCTCGCGGACGGCCCCGCGACGGGGCCGGCGCTCGCCGACCGACTCGGCGTCTCCCGCGCGGCCGTCTGGAAGCACGTCGAGGCGCTCCGCGACGAGGGGTTCGGCGTCGAGAGCACGGACGACGGCTACGAACTCACCGAGGTTCCCGAGTACGGCGCGGACGCGGTGGCGTTCGGCCTCGACGCGCCGTTCGCGGTCGAGTACCACGACACCGTGGCGAGCACGAACGACCGCGCCCGCGAGCTCGCCACCGACGGCCGCGAGAACGTCGTCGTGCTCGCGGACCGCCAGGTGGGCGGACGCGGCCGCCGCGACCGCGCGTGGGAGTCGCCCTCCGGCGGTGTCTGGATGAGCGTCGTCCTCCGCCCCGACATCCCGCCCGCCCGCGCGCCCCTCCTCACGCTCGCGATGGCCGTCGCCGTCACCGACGCCGCCCGCGCACACGGCGTGGACGCGACCATCAAGTGGCCGAACGACGTCCTCGTGAGCGACGGGAAGCTCGCCGGGATTCTGACCGAGATGGAGGGCGAGTCCGGCCGTGTGTCGTGGGTGGTCGTGGGCGCGGGCGTGAACGCGAACGTCGACCCCACCGACCTCTCCGAGGGCGCGACCAGCCTCCGGAACGAGGCGGGGCCGGTGGAACGCCGGGTGTTCGTGCAGCGCGTCCTGGAACGGTTCGACGCCCTCCGCGGCGACCTCGACGGCGTGCTGGCGGCGTGGCGCGAGCGCACGAGCACGCTCGGCCGCCGGGTTCGCGTCCACCTCCCGGACGGCGACCTCGTCGGCGAGGCGGTGGACGTGACCGAGACGGGCGCGCTCGTCGTCGAGTCCGAGGGCGAGCGGCGGGTGGTGCACGCGGGCGACTGCGAGCACCTCCGGCCCGTTTAG
- a CDS encoding universal stress protein — protein MGLYDRVLVPTDGSAETRRAVEHAVSLAAEHDATLHAVYVVNTASFASLGAETTTEGVSDLLAEEGEEAIDAVAEVAADSGVPVERVLLNGTPSREIVRYAEDNDIDLIVMGTHGRGGIDRLLLGSVAEKVVRSSHVPVLTVRVED, from the coding sequence ATGGGGCTCTACGACCGGGTTCTCGTGCCGACCGACGGCTCCGCGGAGACGCGTCGCGCGGTCGAACACGCGGTCTCGCTCGCGGCGGAACACGACGCGACCCTGCACGCCGTCTACGTCGTCAACACCGCGAGTTTCGCGTCCCTGGGGGCCGAAACCACCACGGAGGGCGTCTCAGACCTGCTCGCGGAGGAGGGCGAGGAGGCCATCGACGCCGTCGCCGAGGTCGCCGCCGACTCCGGCGTGCCCGTCGAGCGCGTGCTCCTCAACGGCACGCCGAGCCGCGAAATCGTCCGGTACGCCGAGGACAACGACATCGACCTCATCGTGATGGGGACGCACGGCCGCGGCGGCATCGACCGCCTCCTCCTCGGGAGCGTCGCGGAGAAGGTCGTGCGCTCCAGTCACGTCCCCGTTCTCACCGTTCGCGTCGAGGACTAA